One Georgenia wutianyii DNA segment encodes these proteins:
- a CDS encoding ThuA domain-containing protein: protein MSGASAHDGEPHAEEDAEFSALVFSKTAGFRHGSIPAGVAAIQQLGEEHGFAVDHTEDSTAFTEENLANYDVVVWLSTTGDVLNDEQQGAFEQYIQDGGGYAGIHAASDTEYDWPWYGELVGAYFASHPPGTPNADVAVVDRVHPSTAHLPMRWNRTDEWYNYRENPRGDVHVLATLDETTYEPGNAAMGTDHPIAWCHDYDGGRSWYTGGGHTNESYSEPEFVQHILGGIRTAAGVEGADCAATVESSFEQVTLAKGGATIGEPIALAVLPNGDVLHTARDGRVFYTTADASTRTAATIPVYNHDEDGLQGIAIDPNFEENRWVYLYYAPPLDTPPGDAPETGPPSAYEPFEGHNSLSRFQLAEDGTLDLASEQEILRVEADRGICCHAGGEIDFDAEGNLYLSTGDDTNPFASDGYSPLDDRENRNPAFDGRRTSGNTNDLRGKLIRIDVMDEIADDAEPGPGSTYTVPEGNLFDSEEYDPELVREEIYAMGFRNPFRFAVDKETGWIHLGDYGPDAGAANADRGPGGQVEFNLIKEPGNFGWPFCHGDNDAYNDYDFAAGTSGPKFDCANLVNDSAHNTGLTNLPPAVPAWLPYDGGSEPQLGTGSESPMGGPTYRFDPELDSPTKWPEYFDGKTFNYEWGRGWIREFVTDDEGNLVDVVPSFEWLDLSWPMNVEFGPDGAMYILDYGQSWFGGDEFSALYRIDYVGQLNPVARIETSATSGPLPLTVEFDASTSTDPEDSDLTYEWDFDNDGTADATGVTVEHTFTDPGVHTVRLNVVAADGRVGTATVNITAGNTAPTVELEFPEDGSIFSFGDRIPFKVTVTDPEDGEIDCADVVVEYILGHDSHGHPLSRVSGCEGTIATAADDGHGLDADIFGIINVRYADQGGEGDVPSLTGDDEAMLRLRTQQAEFYDEAEGVNVFAKDGAAGGQQVGDIHNGDWIAFDPLNFVNIDGVSFRYTSGGAGGTLEVRQGSVDGHLAASVELGNTGGWEVWETSEVVELDALEGTGPVYFVFTGHETEALFDIDEIRYSGRGAADNIAPTVEAQATPTSGEAPLEVTFTATASDPDGDDVTLAWDFGDGSTGEGAEVTHTYTEPGTYTATVTATDAGGASSTATVTVTVDGPPSQCDEVAPSDEFDGSELDECRWQVVRPAPEHLRVVDGHLELDATPGDIYGGDNQTPANFVLQDLGDEDWTVETVVDMSETSQQYEQGGLIVHVDDDNYVKLDALTTNAAGSAVTRQVELRSEVGSVVQDPQPSSPQITATTVHLRLAKEGDTFTGSYSVDGGETWTAFPAVTNAGVAADGRTGLFALGAASTLEPTIRFDYFRVLGDEPPAEPVLIPVEKVSIGLYSLIPWVEAEGLPTVLARLAEIGLENIEPYGGNLTPYTAEQFRAMVDEIGLRVPSSHYNTAEDTFDDTLAYVETLGQEYVGSGGFAAPGIGTYENTLATAETMNRLGERSVAAGIGKFFGHNHAVEFTTMYEHNGEQMSAWEILVEETNPEFVTFQVDVAWATHGGVDVPALLEEYGDRIELLHIKDATNLGAAGGPSFTNLGEGDVPLQDILRAAEEHAEIAYYVMEYDVAPEGEDFVVTGFEYLTGLEAGEDGSRPVDVAPAAVTFTDEDGTEDDTYTVPWSVGVEYVVDGEVVAPGTYPGSGTVTVTAVVLDGFRLEEGATTEWTHTFSTGGGTPTDPVEGAQALADALEGYIASGDVAGPIAGQLTRALEQAVRHLEAGREAQAVRSMELFMRHLDNPKRPDTLDAAAQADLRSQVEVIIDLLG from the coding sequence ATGAGTGGTGCCAGTGCCCATGACGGAGAGCCACACGCAGAGGAGGATGCCGAGTTCAGCGCCCTCGTCTTCTCGAAGACGGCCGGTTTCCGGCACGGCTCGATCCCTGCCGGTGTGGCGGCCATCCAGCAGCTCGGTGAGGAGCACGGCTTCGCCGTCGACCACACCGAGGACTCCACCGCCTTCACCGAGGAGAACCTCGCCAACTACGACGTCGTCGTCTGGCTCTCCACCACCGGTGACGTGCTCAACGACGAGCAGCAGGGGGCCTTCGAGCAGTACATCCAGGACGGTGGCGGCTACGCCGGCATCCACGCCGCGAGCGACACCGAGTACGACTGGCCCTGGTACGGCGAGCTCGTCGGTGCCTACTTCGCCAGCCACCCTCCCGGCACCCCCAACGCGGACGTCGCCGTCGTCGACCGCGTCCACCCCTCGACGGCGCACCTGCCGATGCGCTGGAACCGCACGGACGAGTGGTACAACTACCGCGAGAACCCGCGCGGCGACGTCCACGTCCTCGCGACGCTCGACGAGACCACCTACGAGCCCGGCAACGCCGCCATGGGCACCGACCACCCGATCGCCTGGTGCCACGACTACGACGGCGGACGCTCCTGGTACACCGGTGGCGGGCACACCAACGAGTCCTACAGCGAGCCGGAGTTCGTCCAGCACATCCTCGGCGGCATCCGCACCGCCGCGGGCGTCGAGGGCGCGGACTGCGCCGCGACCGTCGAGAGCTCCTTCGAGCAGGTGACCCTCGCCAAGGGGGGAGCGACCATCGGTGAGCCGATCGCGCTCGCGGTCCTGCCGAACGGCGACGTGCTGCACACCGCGCGCGACGGCCGCGTCTTCTACACGACGGCCGACGCCTCGACCCGCACCGCCGCGACCATCCCCGTCTACAACCACGACGAGGACGGCCTGCAGGGCATCGCGATCGACCCGAACTTCGAGGAGAACCGCTGGGTCTACCTCTACTACGCCCCGCCGCTGGACACGCCCCCGGGTGACGCGCCCGAGACCGGGCCGCCGTCGGCGTACGAGCCGTTCGAGGGCCACAACAGCCTCTCGCGCTTCCAGCTCGCCGAGGACGGCACCCTCGACCTCGCCTCGGAGCAGGAGATCCTGCGCGTCGAGGCCGACCGTGGCATCTGCTGCCACGCCGGCGGTGAGATCGACTTCGACGCCGAGGGCAACCTCTACCTGTCGACCGGTGACGACACCAACCCCTTCGCCTCCGACGGGTACTCCCCGCTGGACGACCGGGAGAACCGCAACCCCGCGTTCGACGGCCGCCGGACCTCCGGCAACACCAACGACCTGCGCGGCAAGCTCATCCGCATCGACGTCATGGACGAGATCGCCGACGACGCGGAGCCGGGGCCGGGCAGCACGTACACCGTCCCGGAGGGCAACCTCTTCGACTCCGAGGAGTACGACCCGGAGCTCGTGCGCGAAGAGATCTACGCGATGGGCTTCCGCAACCCGTTCCGCTTCGCCGTCGACAAGGAGACGGGCTGGATCCACCTCGGTGACTACGGCCCCGACGCCGGTGCGGCCAACGCCGACCGCGGCCCCGGTGGCCAGGTGGAGTTCAACCTCATCAAGGAGCCGGGCAACTTCGGCTGGCCCTTCTGCCACGGTGACAACGACGCCTACAACGACTACGACTTCGCCGCCGGCACGTCCGGGCCGAAGTTCGACTGCGCGAACCTCGTCAACGACAGCGCGCACAACACGGGCCTGACGAACCTGCCGCCGGCGGTCCCGGCATGGCTGCCCTACGACGGTGGCAGCGAGCCCCAGCTCGGCACCGGCAGCGAGTCGCCCATGGGCGGCCCGACCTACCGCTTCGACCCGGAGCTCGACTCCCCGACGAAGTGGCCGGAGTACTTCGACGGCAAGACCTTCAACTACGAGTGGGGCCGTGGCTGGATCCGGGAGTTCGTCACCGACGACGAGGGCAACCTCGTCGACGTCGTCCCGTCCTTCGAGTGGCTCGACCTCTCGTGGCCGATGAACGTCGAGTTCGGGCCGGACGGCGCGATGTACATCCTCGACTACGGCCAGAGCTGGTTCGGCGGTGACGAGTTCTCCGCGCTGTACCGCATCGACTACGTCGGGCAGCTCAACCCGGTCGCGCGCATCGAGACCTCGGCGACGAGCGGCCCCCTGCCGCTCACCGTCGAGTTCGACGCCTCGACGTCCACCGATCCGGAGGACAGCGACCTCACCTACGAGTGGGACTTCGACAACGACGGGACGGCGGACGCCACCGGCGTCACCGTCGAGCACACGTTCACCGACCCGGGCGTCCACACCGTGCGGCTCAACGTCGTCGCGGCCGACGGGCGCGTGGGTACCGCGACCGTGAACATCACCGCGGGCAACACCGCACCGACGGTCGAGCTCGAGTTCCCCGAGGACGGCTCCATCTTCTCCTTCGGCGACCGGATCCCCTTCAAGGTGACCGTCACCGACCCGGAGGACGGCGAGATCGACTGCGCCGACGTCGTCGTGGAGTACATCCTCGGCCACGACAGCCACGGGCACCCGCTGTCCCGCGTGTCCGGCTGTGAGGGCACCATCGCCACCGCGGCCGACGATGGCCACGGGCTGGACGCCGACATCTTCGGCATCATCAACGTCCGCTACGCCGACCAGGGCGGAGAGGGCGATGTCCCCAGCCTCACCGGGGACGACGAGGCGATGCTGCGGCTGCGCACCCAGCAGGCCGAGTTCTACGACGAGGCCGAGGGCGTCAACGTCTTCGCCAAGGACGGAGCAGCCGGCGGTCAGCAGGTCGGCGACATCCACAACGGTGACTGGATCGCCTTCGACCCGCTGAACTTCGTCAACATCGACGGCGTGTCCTTCCGGTACACCTCCGGAGGCGCGGGCGGCACCCTCGAGGTGCGCCAGGGCTCGGTCGACGGCCACCTCGCGGCGAGCGTCGAGCTCGGCAACACCGGTGGCTGGGAGGTCTGGGAGACCAGCGAGGTCGTCGAGCTCGACGCCCTCGAGGGCACCGGACCGGTGTACTTCGTGTTCACCGGCCACGAGACCGAGGCGCTCTTCGACATCGACGAGATCCGGTACTCGGGTCGCGGCGCTGCCGACAACATCGCCCCGACGGTGGAGGCGCAGGCCACCCCGACCTCCGGGGAGGCCCCGCTCGAGGTGACCTTCACCGCGACCGCCTCCGACCCCGACGGCGACGACGTCACCCTCGCGTGGGACTTCGGCGACGGATCCACGGGTGAGGGTGCCGAGGTGACCCACACCTACACCGAGCCCGGCACCTACACCGCGACGGTCACCGCGACCGACGCCGGTGGTGCCAGCTCCACCGCGACGGTCACCGTGACCGTCGACGGGCCTCCGTCCCAGTGCGACGAGGTCGCCCCGAGCGACGAGTTCGACGGCTCGGAGCTCGACGAGTGCCGCTGGCAGGTCGTGCGGCCCGCGCCGGAGCACCTGCGCGTGGTCGACGGCCACCTCGAGCTGGACGCCACCCCCGGTGACATCTACGGCGGTGACAACCAGACCCCGGCGAACTTCGTGCTCCAGGACCTCGGTGACGAGGACTGGACCGTGGAGACCGTCGTCGACATGTCCGAGACCAGCCAGCAGTACGAGCAGGGTGGCCTCATCGTCCACGTCGACGACGACAACTACGTGAAGCTCGACGCCCTGACGACGAACGCGGCGGGCTCCGCCGTGACGCGGCAGGTGGAGCTCCGCAGCGAGGTCGGCAGTGTGGTCCAGGACCCGCAGCCGAGCTCCCCGCAGATCACCGCGACCACGGTCCACCTGCGGCTCGCCAAGGAGGGGGACACCTTCACCGGCTCCTACTCCGTGGACGGCGGCGAGACGTGGACCGCGTTCCCGGCGGTCACCAACGCCGGTGTCGCGGCCGACGGCCGGACCGGTCTGTTCGCCCTCGGCGCCGCCTCGACGCTGGAGCCGACCATCCGGTTCGACTACTTCCGGGTGCTCGGTGACGAGCCTCCGGCCGAGCCGGTCCTCATCCCCGTCGAGAAGGTCTCGATCGGCCTGTACTCCCTCATCCCGTGGGTGGAGGCCGAGGGTCTGCCGACCGTGCTCGCGCGGCTGGCCGAGATCGGGCTGGAGAACATCGAGCCCTACGGCGGGAACCTCACCCCGTACACGGCCGAGCAGTTCCGCGCGATGGTCGACGAGATCGGCCTGCGAGTCCCCTCGTCGCACTACAACACCGCGGAGGACACCTTCGACGACACGCTCGCGTACGTCGAGACTCTGGGCCAGGAGTACGTCGGCTCCGGTGGCTTCGCCGCCCCCGGCATCGGCACCTACGAGAACACCCTCGCGACGGCGGAGACGATGAACCGGCTCGGTGAGCGGTCCGTCGCGGCCGGGATCGGGAAGTTCTTCGGCCACAACCACGCCGTCGAGTTCACCACCATGTACGAGCACAACGGTGAGCAGATGTCGGCCTGGGAGATCCTCGTCGAGGAGACGAACCCCGAGTTCGTCACCTTCCAGGTGGACGTGGCGTGGGCAACGCACGGCGGTGTGGACGTGCCCGCACTCCTCGAGGAGTACGGCGACCGCATCGAGCTGCTCCACATCAAGGACGCGACGAACCTCGGGGCGGCCGGCGGGCCCTCCTTCACCAACCTCGGTGAGGGCGACGTCCCGCTGCAGGACATCCTGCGCGCGGCCGAGGAGCACGCGGAGATCGCGTACTACGTCATGGAGTACGACGTCGCGCCCGAGGGCGAGGACTTCGTGGTCACCGGCTTCGAGTACCTCACCGGCCTGGAGGCCGGGGAGGACGGCTCGCGCCCGGTCGACGTGGCGCCCGCGGCGGTGACCTTCACCGACGAGGACGGCACCGAGGACGACACGTACACCGTCCCGTGGTCGGTCGGCGTGGAGTACGTCGTCGACGGCGAGGTCGTGGCGCCGGGGACCTACCCGGGCTCCGGCACCGTGACCGTCACCGCGGTGGTGCTCGACGGCTTCCGGCTCGAGGAGGGGGCGACCACCGAGTGGACGCACACCTTCTCCACCGGTGGTGGCACCCCGACCGACCCGGTCGAGGGCGCGCAGGCGCTGGCCGACGCGCTCGAGGGTTACATCGCCTCCGGTGACGTGGCCGGCCCGATCGCCGGTCAGCTCACCCGGGCGCTCGAGCAGGCCGTCCGGCACCTCGAGGCGGGCCGCGAGGCCCAGGCCGTCCGGTCCATGGAGCTGTTCATGCGGCACCTGGACAACCCGAAGCGGCCCGACACGCTCGACGCCGCGGCGCAGGCCGACCTGCGCAGCCAGGTGGAGGTGATCATCGACCTCCTCGGCTGA
- a CDS encoding 3-keto-disaccharide hydrolase: MAVTCAVVLVGCAAPSTPDRCGGPDPAGDARVLLDGSQESLEGWRSAGPGGFEVAEDCSVRTVGGMGLLWFPEELADYRLTVEWRASGDDNSGVFVGFPDPGDDPWVAVRQGYEIQIDPTDAPDRTTGAVYGFQGADVVARDAALAAPGEWNTLDVVVQDPRITVSLNGAVVTEFVSTDPARDLSSGHVGLQNHGDDDEVHFRSVVLTPLTD; this comes from the coding sequence GTGGCCGTGACCTGCGCCGTCGTCCTCGTCGGGTGCGCGGCGCCGTCGACGCCGGACAGGTGCGGCGGGCCCGACCCGGCGGGTGACGCACGGGTGCTGCTCGACGGCTCGCAGGAGAGTCTCGAGGGGTGGCGGTCGGCCGGGCCGGGTGGCTTCGAGGTCGCCGAGGACTGCTCGGTTCGCACCGTCGGCGGGATGGGGCTGCTGTGGTTCCCCGAGGAGCTGGCGGACTACCGGCTCACGGTCGAGTGGCGCGCGTCGGGGGACGACAACTCCGGCGTCTTCGTCGGCTTCCCAGATCCCGGTGACGACCCGTGGGTGGCGGTGCGGCAGGGCTACGAGATCCAGATCGACCCGACCGACGCGCCGGACCGCACGACCGGCGCCGTGTACGGCTTCCAGGGCGCCGACGTCGTCGCCCGGGACGCGGCCCTCGCCGCGCCGGGGGAGTGGAACACCCTCGACGTCGTCGTCCAGGACCCGCGGATCACGGTGTCCCTCAACGGCGCGGTGGTCACCGAGTTCGTCTCGACCGACCCGGCGCGTGACCTCTCCTCCGGGCACGTCGGCCTGCAGAACCACGGCGACGACGACGAGGTCCACTTCCGCAGCGTCGTCCTCACGCCCCTCACGGACTGA